ggtagtggccccacctTCGGGTTCGtagcctctcccgaggtgggcccgggggccactgtcggtaccccggGGCCGGGGTACCCCCTCCTACTGCTTCTGGGCAAGGACTCACGTAGTTATCCTAAACTACGTGCTGAAGAGCagaacagccggacccctacgGTCCGGAGCCCACCTCGCCAGGCTAGCGGCCCCGGACCTGCTCTCTGCTCGggggagggtccggtgacgccacgtgtctcaaAAAAGGCAGCGCCCGGCGCAGATAGCCGGGGGTCCCCGGACCCCCGTGCCATGCGGACCCCCCGGCGCGCGGGGAACCAGCATTTCACccaggaggggtccggagccgccatgtgtccgcgggcgcgggcacgagTCTTCCGCCAGAAGACTcgtccacccaccgcatttaatgcgggaggatgaggcgtgctctgtcgccgcagagcacggggcagcttttgccAGACTCCACTATTGGTCgctattaccaaggtgcacagtgcagccgcaggcgccgcccgcgcggtgCACGTTAGTCTGCCGCACTAAATGGATGCGACGGCACGGccctttccatcatgccgcctacgccgcaagctacgcggcaTGAACAGCATGCCTGGCGCAGCCTACCCGGCTAGCTGCAAGCGCCGCACCAACATGACAGGGCAAGACCACGCCGGTCGTAGGGTCTGTGCCGGTCAGTACATCTATAATAGCGCTAGGCGTTATGTTATTTAAATACATCcacattgggcccacctgtcggggtcccaacggcTAAGTACGTGCCTCCCTTTGACTATGAAAGGGGAGCACACGCTTGTCTCAGGACAAGTGGACTCAGACTATCTCCCTCACACTCTCAGCTCACCAGCTAGAACCACTCTCGAGCAATCTCTTGTGAGCACAGccaatacaacacatagtggatatagggtgttacgctccggcggcccgaaccgctctaaaccttctgtgttcatcgtgttcttgcatcgaGATCGGACTAATCCTAACTAACCCCCGAGTTCATTCTCCCtcagggcttaggcgggtgcattctgccaccctgctgggtttaccacccgacaaggttcattagattcgtcgcgcaaaGTTGCATCCATATGTGAAAAGGtgttgcaaataaacttcatttagtatttcatgcaCACAAGATTCCCTTCTATCGCTAGGTGTGCTATGGTGAACCAAACAAGACCCTTATGTAGGTCTATTatacccgtagcaacgcacagaCATTCAACTAGTcaataaattattttaaataaaataaGAGTTGACTTTGTCTATGTCTTTTCtataatataaatatattattcaTTATTTTTAAAATGCGTGCATGTGGCGTGTGCATTTTCAATAGTAGAAATTAAATAACTTTATGagttttaaaataaaatagCACAATCAATATTTCCCATTTTGATAGATGGTTATTATGCTTGTCAATAGCAACAGGAAGACTAAGGTAGCTTCTACATACTTTATTTATTCATTTCGCGGTCCAAGTAATATTCCATATATAAAAAATTCATTGACATGTAATAAACCTAAGTATTACTATTTTTGTTGTAAAACAAGATTTGATCATTGTGACAGCCCGTGGCCAATTGGGCCGGGCTGAATTCGAGTTACTCCGTCACAGTATTCCCAGTTTAGTCCCATACCGAGAAACGGTAACGAGCCAGACCAGTTTAAAAGACCGGTCACTGGAAGGTAAATAATTCCGAATGCagccttttgcgcgaagcgaggacgaaaacgctagagagttatttagcaggtgtggtttactcaaaatgtagagtagatcttagtcGTTAtctcgggccgggtcgttacaggggtatcagagccatactctTGCGGTTCACGCCAcgtacgggcagaagtgcgcgtACATGAGCACGTCGGCGCGTGGAAACACAGATGCCAACAGCATGTGGACGgacacacatgggctgctggcagtgaacccacgggcgtggcacatgggatcgtagcactagacgtatgggacgtggcccAAGAGAGGGGATCATGCTCCTTTGTCCCGTATGGGTAAGCTGGTTCGATGtctcgacgaggacgtcgaatCCTCAACGGGGGGTGACTGTGACAGCCCGTGGCCAGTTGGGCCGGGCTGAATTCGAGTTACTGTAGCACGGCTACTGTAGCGCGAAAAATACTGTAGCTCCGGCACAGTATTCAGTTTAGTCCCGTACCGAGAAACGGTAACGAGCCAGACCGGTCACGGGAAGGTAAATAATTCTAGCTGCagctttttgcgcgaagcgaggacgaaagcgcaagagagttatttagcaggtgtggtttactcaaaatATAGAGTAGATTTTAGCCGTTATCTCGGGCAGGTCGTTACAATCATCATTATGAGCAAATTGCTGAAATTACAGGCAGCAAGAGTATTTTCTAGGCGAACGCTTGCGCTTCCACTTCTGCCTTAACCATGGCGGCGTACAAACCATCACGATGGCTCGCTAGAAGGTCGTCGTGGCTTCCGAACTCGATGACCCTTCCGTTGTCCACAACAGCAATGCGATCGGCTTCACGAACAGTGGAGAGGCGGTGTGCTACCACGATAGTCGTTGCACGTCGTGAGACTTTCCTGAGTGCTTCCTGCACATGCTTTTCGGATTCAAGATCCAACGCGCTGCTAGCCTCGTCCAGAAGTAGTATCCTGGATTGCTTGACGATTGCTCGTGCAATTGCGATCCTCTGCTTCTGACCCCCTGACAATTGGACCCCACTCTCTCCAACCTGCAGAAAATAACAATGGTTTAGCAATCCTTTTTCAGCGACATATATGTATACAATTAGATAGGATCAACCCATGCAAAGTTATGTAGCTTGAGTACATTTTAAGCTTATTTTCCTCAATGCATGATTGTCTGTTTTTAAACCATCATATGATTATTAATTTTTATGAAAGATGTTCTAGGTATCTTGTACAACTTtatatcagaaaaatatgaactactacagaatacacatgcaagaaaaattgTGAAAGGGCATGTACCCTAGTGGTTATAAAAGTATTCTAggatttaacggcgttgtgcTTATAGTAGGAGTCACTGTTCCAGTCGACAACGAGACGTCTATGATGACTTCATCAATCTTAAAGATTTGCAGACtcggtcttcgaagatgctcataaagGTAGAATATGCGTTTGTATGTTCATAGGAGTGAGTGTGTGTCTAAGTTGTACTGTTTAATTAAAAAAAGCATGCAAGAAAAAGTCAAAATAAGTTTTGATAAAAAACCTTCTTCTTACCACTATTTCCTGAAATATTTTAGTGGATTTGTTAAGATTGCTTACTTGAGTATCGTAGCCATTGGGAAGCCCAGCAATGAACTTATGGATGTTGGCCTCCTTGGCTGCATCTTCAATTTCAGCCCAAGAAGCTTTTTGGTTGCCGAACCCAATGTTCTCTCTTATGGACCCAGTGAACAAGGCCGGCTCCTGGCCCACCATCGCACACTCCCCTCGAAGCCACTTGAGGTCCAGTTCCCGTACATCAATACTGCCTACCATCACTTTCCCATCCACCGGGTCGTAGAATCGTTGTACCAACCACACCACTGTGGACTTCCCGCTACCACTGGCACCAACCACTGCAGTGGTGCTCCCTGCCTTCACACGCATTGAGAATCCATTCAGCACTGTCACACCTGGACGCGATGGGTATGCAAACGTCACATTCTTCAGATCCACATCAATGGGCCTCCCATCTTTGATTGCTCGCCGCTTGGTAGGATCCTCGTTGATCGTTGGGCGACGCTTCAATATGGACAGTATGCCCGCGATGGCCGCTGGTGCGCCAGATGTGTCGGGGGCAAGGCCAGCCAGTTGGCCAACAGAGAAGGAACTTAGCACAAGGATGAGGAAGATCTTTGACACGTTACCGAATTTGGACTCGTCTCTCTTTATGAAGAGAGCACCAGCCCAAAGTGTCACCGTGTAGGCGCCATACATGGCGCCTTGGGACAGCCCGAGGATGATGCCCATGATCTGTGACCTCCTCCGTGCCTTGGACATGGGGGCATCGAGTGCCCGGTTGAAGGATTGGACGATGTTGCCCTGGGCGCAGAGAGCAGCCACCGTGCGCACGTTGGACACGGCGCCAGCGGCAACGCTGCTGGCCCTTGCGTACGTGCCATCGTCCGACTTTGGACCGACGTTGATGAGCAGGTTGAGATAACTGGCACCAAGCGTCAACGGCGTGCAGCCCATGGCGACAAGCGTCAATCGCCAGTCCAGCGCGAAACATATGCCGAGTCCCACACCGGCTGAGCCCACAGCCATCAAGAGCACGGCGTACCTGTCTCCGAACATGGACCGGAACGCGATGGCGTCCCGCGCAAGCCGTGTCACTAGGACACCCATGGCGTTGTCTTCCTCATCGAACCACGCTGGCTCCTGCTTCATGATGGCGCGGAAGAGGCGGTCACGGACACGCATGGTGAGCCGAGCACCCGCCCATCCGCACAGACCCTGCTGCCCTGTCATGGTCAGGATGCAAGCCACGCCTAGACCAACCACGGCAACCGCCAGATAGCCCACCTGCCGCTTCATCTTTGACGTGTTGGCATCGAAGTACACCTCGACGGCCTGGCCCAGAAGTAGCGGGAACACCGAGAACACAGCTCCAGCATTTATGCCCATCAGAAAACCCAAGATCAGCAAGGGGCCTTCCCGCCGCTGCAGCTTCCATATTTCTGAGACACTGAACTTTGCACTAGCATCATCCTTCGGGCTTGCCTCTTCGTGGATCGTCTGAACACGGTGCCGTGACTTGgacatcatggacatctcataCCCTGACTCATCGGTGAAACTGTTGTGCATATCCGTGCCGGCGGCAGCTGGTTTGCTGGGCTCTGCAGAGGTGTCGGACCTGCCACTGTCTGATGCGAGCTTCACAAGGGCAGCGTATGGACCGCCCCGAGCCATCAGATCAGCGTGGCGGCCAGACTCAACCACGGCCCCACGGTCCAGCACGGCGATGGTGTCAGCATTGCGGACGGTGGCGAGGCGATGGGCAATGACTACCACGGTGCGTCCGGCTGAAAGGTGGTCAATAGACTTCTGCACCAGAGCCTCAGACTCGGCGTCCAGGGCGCTGGTGGGCTCATCCAGCAGCAGGATGCGCGGGTCCCGGATGATTGCACGCGCGAGCGCGATCCGCTGCTTCTGCCCGCCTGACAGCTGGGTCCCACGGTCGCCAACCTATAAACAGTAAGTCTTAATATGTTAGAATTGCTAGCTGCAACTCGAGCACACGGAGGCTAGCTAGCTGATGGCATATATGTACGTCAAAGTTTGCTCACAGCTCACCTGTGTATCATAGCCATCTGGCAGGCCCAGGATGAAGGTGTGAGCATTGGCCTTGGTGCAGGCCGCGATGGCCTCTTGCCTCGTCGCGTTCTCCTTCCCCATCATCACGTTCTCTATGATGGAGGTGGCAAATAGGATGGGCTCCTGTCCGACCAAGCCGACCAGCGAGCGCAGCCACCTAAGATTTAGGGATGGCAGGTCCTGGCCGTCCAACATAATCGTCCCTGCACCAACACCAATAACCTAGAATTACCACACATCCACAACAGCAAACATACACGAAACATTCCATTTTGCTTATTCAGTGTTTCTGCTTCACCTCGCGTCGGGTCGTAGAACCTTTCGATGAGCGCGAACATAGTGGACTTTCCCCCTCCGCTGACACCAACAAGCGCCAGCATCTTGGAAGCGGGGATGGTAAGATTCAGGTTGTACAAGATGATGGCCTCCGGCCGTGACGGGTACGTGAACTCCACGTCCTTGAACTCGATCCGCCCCCTTACTGTCGACAACATGCGACCGCCACTATCGTATGCGTCAATCTCCGGCACCCGGTCGATGATCTCGAAGACTCGCCCTGCCGCCACCGTCCCCTGCGCGAACTGGGCGTAGTAGGATAGCGATAACGCCAAACCCCTGCGCACAACGTTGCCAGATTCCAAGGCATCAGCAAAAGAAACATTTCTTGGgacaagatatatatatatatatatatatatatatatatatatatatatatatatatatatatatatatacacacacgcgGCACGTCAAAGATATTGTTCAAGTTGTTTGTTCTATATACATACCTTCCTCCGACCATGACACCGAAGAAGCAGGCGATGGCGTCGCCACCTTTGATCTCGCCCTTGGCAACCAGCTCCGAGCCATACCACAACGCCAGAGCCCACTGGGAGTAAGTTACTAGGTAGATCATGCCCATACCTGCGCCCTTGGCGAAGCCCATCTTTATACCGATTGGTGCTGCCTTGTTCAGCCACTCAGCGTATTTGTCAGCCAGCCGGTCCTCCATCACAAAGGAGAGGACAGTCCGGATCGAGCTGATCGCCTGCTGGGCCACGCTGCCTGCACGTTGGTATGATGCCTAATACATCACCGAATTAAatcaaagcaaaacaaaaaagaaaagaaaatgattaTTTCAGTCCAGTACATTTTAGCAATCACGAATCTGTATGTACTACTAATTGGTCATTTGAGAGGAGATAATAAGAGCGTGCTGACCTCGTCCCTGGCGGTGAGGCCGCCATAGATGGCCTTGTAGGCGATGCCGCAGGACATCATGAGAGGTGTGACAGCGAAGACCGCAAGAgcaatcttccatgatttggtGAAGCCGACCGCGtaaccgaagatgaaggtgaagACGTGATGCACAAAGCCTGCCATCTTATTTTGTATGTAATAGACAATTAATTAATCACCTGCCTTGTTCAGTACCAAGCACTAATTCAGGGCTCTTCACTCACTCCGTGTGTTACTACTCTGTTACCTTCTCTCCCATGACATCCTGGATTTGAGCGACATCACTGGAGATGCTTTGCATCACCTCGCCCGTGCTGACCTCCGTGTCGAAGAACCCAATCTCTTGCCTCAGCACCGCCTTTAGGTACTCCCGTCGTATGCGGAGCGCCGACCTCTCGCCAATGATCCTCCAACACGTGATCTCTGCATGCTCACAGAGCTTGTCAAGAACATGCGTGCTGACTTGAAAAGGAAATACCAAAACAGCATGCTTACCAAGATAGGCCCCTATCACAACTACTGCAGCAAGGAACACCATGTAAAAGCTGATCTGCAACCAAGGTGGTTTGTAAAACGTTTAGCTTCGAAGTAATCTGGTCGCGTGAatttctgtgtgtgtgtgtgtgtgtgtgtgtgtgtgtgtgtgtgtgagtgtgtgtgtgtgtgtgtgtgtgtgtgtgtgttatttTGGTAATTTCGTGTCTAATTATTATAGCACAACGAACTTGCCTGTTTGACATCCGTCATCATCTGTGCCTTATCGGCGTTGAcaaccttgttgatgaaattccCGAACAGATACGAGTACCAGGGAAGTGAGCCACCGTTGATTGTGGCACCAACACACCCGAGAACGAGGAGGAGGATGTCTAACGGTGTCGAGTACTTAAACAGCCCGGAGATGCTGACAGGCTTTCCGATCCTCACCTCGATCTCacagtcgtcgtcgtcgtcgtaacCGTAGCCACCGCCGTCGTCGTAGCGCTGGCTGTGGCTGTATGACGCGACGCTGACGTCGTAGCCAAAGCTAGGCGCGTCCCGCCGCGGCGGAACGTAGAGCTTGTCGTGGTTGTCGCGCGAAAAGGAGACTTCACGGGACATGGCGTTGTTGTAGGTGCCGCTGTGCTTCACCATCGCCTTGTCTCCAGAGTctaggccggcggcggtgcggacGGCGGTGGTCGTGCTGACGATGTCGTCGTTGCTGGCAAAAGAAGTGTTGGGCGCCACAACGATGGCGCGGCTCGCGTCGGTCACGACACTCTGTAGCTCCAGGCGCTTGCCGCCACCAGCACGGGGCTGCCTCGCCACCGACGATCGGTCTCGGTATATTCGTCTGGACCGTGTTGACAGGTAGTAGTCCCTTGCTGTCCGGCGGAAAAGCGCTGGCCCACGCCGGGAGGCAGACCCCGACCCCGCCGGTGCCCATGGCCCGATGGCTGCGCCGAGGCCGTGCGGCTGCGCCCACGACGTGTCCGGCTGCCAGGACACGGAGCTCTGCCACGACATGTCATCGAGGCCCCGGCGTCCGACCAGCACAGGGGCGGCGAAGGAGGTGGAGTTGTCTGCCGTGGTGAAGGGAGAACGCGCGCCTGGCCGGCGACGCTGGTGCGTGCCGGAGAGGGAGAATGAGAAGTCCTCCATGATGAGAGAACAACGGGCGGAAGAATCCTAGCTAGGCCAATTTGCCGAGCGCCGGCGTGGCGTTCggtttcataaaaaaaaggcTGCCCTCGGCTGCAGCTCCCGATGGTGCGCCGTGACTTGGACGGGAGCGCGACTTCTGCCGCACCGCCTTAGGATTCAACGAAGCTTTGTCACGTTGCAATTGGCAAGTTTTGCATTGGTGCCATGCCACGACCATCCCTTGGCTCTCACACACGGAATTCCCTCACACACTGGAGCAGTAATATTCGTTATTCGTAGACTCACATATATACAACGGTGAGCGGCCGTAAATTTTCGGACCAAGTGAAAGGCTTACAGTTTTTAGGTGGAATATATTAGTAGTAGACCATTTTGTGGTTTGGAGCTGATCAATGTATTGTGTACAGTGTAGCTAACTGTTGCCTTTCGTACTTTAATCATCCTTCTCTTTCCCAGAAAACTAGGAAAATATATAGATCTCTTGGGTGTACCCTTCTTATTTAATTTAACAACATCTCATGTATTAGTCCAGTCTCAGTGGAAATTTCATAAGCACAATTTTCTAGACTGAAAACTAGATAACTGTGCCGGATgggttttatggtgatgaaactctccgcACATCTCATAAAACtctattattttcttttcttaccatgtcagcaaaattgataatatttaatGTTATGAAACCTATTGAGACTGACCTTACAGGTGCCTGAAATTGATAAATTCTAACATTTCAGGAGATCCAATGCCAACAAGACGATAAATCTCAGTCCTTCAAGATCAACTATCATATTGTTTATGAAAATTCCGTATTCAACACTAGAAAATGTTGAGAATTCTTTATTTATGCTTAAAATTTCCAACTTCTCTATTCAACACCGTGTTGACTTTTATTACCAATTTGACACTTCTATCTTTTACGTCAGTTAACTCACACAAACAATAACGCGTGGAATCTGCATTCTCTTTTCTAGCGTAAAACGATTATCAAATCACCTCCACAGTTTATGAAACTTTTTTGGCCGGAAGTGATATTACAACACTAGAAGAAAAATCATTGGCTCCTGGTAGGTTATTGGGTCATGGTTTCGGTTGACGTGGTGGTGCAGGCAGCAATGG
This sequence is a window from Panicum virgatum strain AP13 chromosome 7K, P.virgatum_v5, whole genome shotgun sequence. Protein-coding genes within it:
- the LOC120642860 gene encoding ABC transporter B family member 19-like produces the protein MVKHSGTYNNAMSREVSFSRDNHDKLYVPPRRDAPSFGYDVSVASYSHSQRYDDGGGYGYDDDDDCEIEVRIGKPVSISGLFKYSTPLDILLLVLGCVGATINGGSLPWYSYLFGNFINKVVNADKAQMMTDVKQISFYMVFLAAVVVIGAYLEITCWRIIGERSALRIRREYLKAVLRQEIGFFDTEVSTGEVMQSISSDVAQIQDVMGEKMAGFVHHVFTFIFGYAVGFTKSWKIALAVFAVTPLMMSCGIAYKAIYGGLTARDEASYQRAGSVAQQAISSIRTVLSFVMEDRLADKYAEWLNKAAPIGIKMGFAKGAGMGMIYLVTYSQWALALWYGSELVAKGEIKGGDAIACFFGVMVGGRNVSFADALESGNVVRRGLALSLSYYAQFAQGTVAAGRVFEIIDRVPEIDAYDSGGRMLSTVRGRIEFKDVEFTYPSRPEAIILYNLNLTIPASKMLALVGVSGGGKSTMFALIERFYDPTRGTIMLDGQDLPSLNLRWLRSLVGLVGQEPILFATSIIENVMMGKENATRQEAIAACTKANAHTFILGLPDGYDTQVGDRGTQLSGGQKQRIALARAIIRDPRILLLDEPTSALDAESEALVQKSIDHLSAGRTVVVIAHRLATVRNADTIAVLDRGAVVESGRHADLMARGGPYAALVKLASDSGRSDTSAEPSKPAAAGTDMHNSFTDESGYEMSMMSKSRHRVQTIHEEASPKDDASAKFSVSEIWKLQRREGPLLILGFLMGINAGAVFSVFPLLLGQAVEVYFDANTSKMKRQVGYLAVAVVGLGVACILTMTGQQGLCGWAGARLTMRVRDRLFRAIMKQEPAWFDEEDNAMGVLVTRLARDAIAFRSMFGDRYAVLLMAVGSAGVGLGICFALDWRLTLVAMGCTPLTLGASYLNLLINVGPKSDDGTYARASSVAAGAVSNVRTVAALCAQGNIVQSFNRALDAPMSKARRRSQIMGIILGLSQGAMYGAYTVTLWAGALFIKRDESKFGNVSKIFLILVLSSFSVGQLAGLAPDTSGAPAAIAGILSILKRRPTINEDPTKRRAIKDGRPIDVDLKNVTFAYPSRPGVTVLNGFSMRVKAGSTTAVVGASGSGKSTVVWLVQRFYDPVDGKVMVGSIDVRELDLKWLRGECAMVGQEPALFTGSIRENIGFGNQKASWAEIEDAAKEANIHKFIAGLPNGYDTQVGESGVQLSGGQKQRIAIARAIVKQSRILLLDEASSALDLESEKHVQEALRKVSRRATTIVVAHRLSTVREADRIAVVDNGRVIEFGSHDDLLASHRDGLYAAMVKAEVEAQAFA